The Ornithinibacillus sp. 4-3 region TCCACTTGATTAATTGGTACAGTCAAACGCTCGTCAAATACATACATTTGTCCATCCCAAAGCTGTCCTTTAGTTTCAGGATCTTTTGCATAAGTAGCAATGCCACCATGCAATTGAGCGACATCTTCAAAGCCTTCACGTTTTAACCAGCCAGAGAATTTTTCGCAGCGAATTCCTCCAGTACAATACGTTAAAACCTTTTTTCCTTCAAATAAATGTCGATTTTGACGCACCCACTCTGGAGTTTCACGGAATGTTTCCACTTCTGGACGTATTGCATTTCGGAAATGACCAACATCATATTCATATGTGTTACGCACATCTAACACAACTACATCATCACGTTTCATTTCTTCCATGAAATCTTTCGGAGCTAAGTATTCGCCTGTAATCTCATGAGGATTTACATCATCTTCTAGACTTAAATTAACTAGCTCTGGACGTGGACGGCAGTGCATTTTCTTAAACGCATGTCCATCAACTTCATCAATTTTAAAAACAATACCTTCGAATAATGGATGATTTTTCATATGCTCCATATAAGCATCTGTTTGCTCGATAGTTCCAGAGCATGTTCCATTAATACCTTCTTTTGCTACTAAGATACGACCTTTAAGACCAAGCTCTTTACAAAACTTTAAATGTTCTGCGGAAAAAGCTTCAGGATCCTCAATATCCGTGTAGTAGTAGTACAGTAAAACACGATATTTACTGCTCATTATTTCTTTCCCACCTATCACCTATATTTGCAAGATACAAATGAATGGAATATTCTTGCCATCTTACATTATAACAATAATGATTTATTTGAAACAACTACCAACATTTAGGAAAAGTGACATTTTATTAACAAATGATCAGTATATATACTTGTATAGATAGCAATAATAAAGGAGATACTAATAGAGCTGCAAAGAGTTGAAATTGAAATAAAAGACACCATAAGTATAAGAGCTATCAAGATTCCATTAATATGTTTTTTTAACAAGTGAAATTCTTGGAAAAGAAAGTACAATTTTTTAAGAAGAATGGGTTTACAATATCTTAAGAGATTGATGGAGACAAGTTAAAACTTTCAGAAGTGTAAAAAAACAAAAATTAATTTTAACAAAAACCTTGATTTTTTAAAAGC contains the following coding sequences:
- a CDS encoding rhodanese-related sulfurtransferase, whose translation is MSSKYRVLLYYYYTDIEDPEAFSAEHLKFCKELGLKGRILVAKEGINGTCSGTIEQTDAYMEHMKNHPLFEGIVFKIDEVDGHAFKKMHCRPRPELVNLSLEDDVNPHEITGEYLAPKDFMEEMKRDDVVVLDVRNTYEYDVGHFRNAIRPEVETFRETPEWVRQNRHLFEGKKVLTYCTGGIRCEKFSGWLKREGFEDVAQLHGGIATYAKDPETKGQLWDGQMYVFDERLTVPINQVEHVIVGKDYFDGKPCERYVNCANPECNKQILCSEENEHKYMRGCTHECRVSPRNMYVQEHNLSEEEIQQRLDIIAEEAKTKQKA